The bacterium genome contains a region encoding:
- the rpsN gene encoding 30S ribosomal protein S14 translates to MAKTSSVEKNKRRIKLVAQYAELRRTLKETIRNPKNSLEDRDAAQMKLQSLPRNSSRTRIRNRCELTGRPRGVYRKFGLCRLEIRKKANTGELPGVKKASW, encoded by the coding sequence ATGGCTAAGACTAGTAGTGTCGAAAAGAATAAACGTAGAATTAAGCTCGTAGCTCAGTATGCTGAATTACGTCGCACACTTAAAGAGACAATTCGTAATCCCAAGAATTCTCTCGAGGATCGTGACGCTGCGCAAATGAAGCTTCAGTCACTGCCTAGAAACTCTTCTCGCACTCGAATCCGTAACCGTTGTGAACTAACTGGGCGCCCACGTGGCGTTTACCGCAAGTTTGGTCTTTGCCGTCTTGAAATTCGTAAAAAAGCAAACACTGGGGAATTACCTGGTGTAAAGAAAGCGAGCTGGTAG